The genomic DNA AAATGGTACCCACCTTTGTCGAATGAGTAGTACGACTTTTCTTGCTCCACAGATCCGAGAAACTCCTCCTTGGTCAGCGTGTCGACGCAGTGATTTCCAAGGACATAGTGACGATCTTTGGCGATTTGAGAGAACTCTTTATTGATAGTCTTCAGGTAACTCAACTCGGTCTCAACAGAATCTGCAGCATCGATGATGTCTCCCAGTTCAACTAAGAAATCGAGAGGCTGTTTCTGAAACTCCGCGCCAGCTTCACTGAGCTTGTCGAGGCTTTCCCGGTAATGGCGGCTTCCTCTTGGAGATTTGTCGGCGTAGTGCATATCCGTCACCAGTCCGACACGTAGCAGCTTCTTTTCATCCGCTCCATAAAGTTTTGCAGTCCCAGCGGCCCCCACTGTTGAGGCTGTCACCAGAAACAACGTTCCATTCTGGAGAAATGCACGTCGGCCAATTTGAATCTGTGTTGAGTCCGTCGACATGGGAATACTTTTTAAATTCGAGTTTTTCATGACACTACGCACGCACTCAGCGTACATGGTGATCAAGGATCTGAGATCTTTTCGCGAATGATGTATTGTTGATCAAAATTCGGTTTGCGTCATCCGTCGTTGGTAAAGTGGAAGATGGCGATAATAGACTTCCAATGTCAATATCGATAAGCAAGTCGAATACAATCGCCCACCGCTTCGACTGTGAGGATCACGAGGTGCCCAACTCCCGGCAGCGTGCCCTGTTTTCACTTGCGTGGTGATGAGTTGCTCCCGCATCACATTGTTCCACTTCTTCCATTTCGGTCCTCCCCAGTGGTGAAGGACCTGTGTCGCATAGTAATTGAAGTATTGATTGTCGTTCGCCGGCCCCAACCGCTCCAGATACTCCACGCCGACTTTCATCGCAGGCGTACTCGCGTCCCATCCGTAATACATTCGGCAGAGCAAACCGATACTTGTTGTTGACGCTTTCTTTTCGGGACGCACGTAGCCGTAATAGGCTCCTTCTGCGAGTTGAACGGAATCAAGAAATCGTTCTGCTCGAACTTTCGCGCGGCCAGGAACCGTCAAGCCAGCCATGCGAGCACTCGTCAGTGCCATCACTTGCCAGCCAACCACAGAGGTATCTCCATCAGGTTGCTGCAAACGGTATCGCCATCCTCCGTTCTCCGGATGTTGAGCTTCCAGAATGAAGTCTACACACTCTTGAGCCACCTTGCGAAATTTGCGGTCTCGCGTCAGGCCGTAAACTTCGCACAATAAAATTGTGGCGATCCCCTGCACATACATCCCTGAATTTCCGCTCGAACCGCGCATGTCTCCCCGGACATCGGCCTCCAGGTATTTCTGATTCAAGAACGCCAGCCCGGATTGAACCTGCTCTTGGTAATCACCCTTTTCGTGAGTATTGCCAGCTCCGACAAAACATAACAGAGCAAGCGAAGTCGCTCCCACGGTGTTACTGGAGAGCGTCCCAGGGGAAGTGCAGGAGTCCCCACATTCCGGATGAATATGATTGAAGTTCCAGCTTCCATCTTCATTCTGATGATTCTTCAGCCACTTGAGCCCGCTGTTGACTGCTGCTTCACTCGTCGCCGTCCCGCCAAACGCTTTCAGCATAATCGAACGGGCTTCCTCAGTTCGCCCAGAGAGGTCGCCATGTTTTCGGTGGCTGCCGATGTATTCAATCGCTTCCAGTTCCCACTGTAATTCTTCCTGCTCAGTATCCACAGACATTGGGCTGGGCTGGTGAGAGAGAACATTCGTCGCCAAGTCCATCGACGCCGAATTGTTCGTGCTGCTGTCGATCAACTTGTCGGGAGTCAGCTTGAGATTCTCGACTGTCTCTAACGCGGGGTTTTCGATGACCTCAGTTCTGACAGTCAAATAGTTAGTAAAATCGTAAGACTCTCCCGGAATGACGATCATCGCCAGCATCGCCAGCAAAGCAATATGCACCGCCATGCTACAGAATGTGACCCCAAGCGACTCCCGGTGTTGTTCCCACCAGTTTTTTTCGTCGTGATCTGGAGCCTCATTCAATTTCGAGTTTGCCAACGAAAATCACCTCAGTCCAACAGATCGAATTGGAAAATCAGGGAAACATGGATATTCAACTCGTGGATCAGGCGCTGAACAGCGACACGCAAGAACAAATGTCAACCTATTGATAGAATACGTCAACAGCTCACTCAATTTCAACTAAAATTCTCCAGTGAGAAGCTGACGTATTGTTCAGAACAGGCGCTTTTGGAATCGACCTCGGGTGGCTAAACTTCGAAACATCACGTAACCCGAATGTTCTCCTTAGGCATCTTTGATTAAGAAGCAAGTGTCCTGTCACGTGGAAAAACGTGACTCATGACATTAACAGAACTCTTCACGGAGACTGATTTCGTAGACTGAAGAGACGAACCTGTTCGAAAGTGATTCACAGCTTGGGAGCGGCTCTGCGACCAGCCGGTCTCTCAAGAACTCAGCGTTCCCGTGACCGCCCCCAAAACCGATTCCGTCATCAAAACTGATCCCGATATGAAAATTGCCATTGCTCAGTTGAACCCTATCATCGGAGACCTGCGGGGAAATACCGAGAAAATCAGACAAGCAGCCATCAACGCCCGCGAACAGGGAGCCGAACTTCTGGTGACTCCTGAGCTAAGCATTTCAGGGTATCCACCAAAGGATTTATTGCACCGCAACGGTTTCGTTGAGGCTTGTGATGCAGCGGTTCTCGAACTGACTGACCTCACGACCGAGACCTTTGGAATCCTGATCGGTCACCCTTCTTTGTGGGACTCAGCTTCTGGCAAGCCATTCAACTCAGCGACCCTTCTCGGCGACGGCAAACGGCTCGCGACGATTCACAAAGCCTTGCTGCCCAACTATGACGTTTTCGACGAAGAACGATATTTCGATCCGGGGAAAGATCAGTCACCTGTTGAGTTTCTCGGGAAGCGATTGGGCATCCATATCTGCGAAGATGCCTGGTTTGGAGAACCTGAAACGTTTTACCATCTCCCCCCGATTGTGCGGAAAGACCCCGTTCTGAATCTCGCTGAGCAAGGCGTAGACATCTTCATCAACTTGTCTGCCAGCCCCTTCGAAGCTGGAAAGTTTGCACGTCGACAAGAGATCGTGAAGCGGCATGTGTCGACGCATCGACGACCAGTCGTTTTCGCAAATCAAATCGGCGGCAATGATGACCTTGTGTTTGACGGCAACAGCTTCGTTCTGAATACCGACGGAGAAGTCGTTCAATCATTGGCTGCCTTTGAAGAAGACATGCAGATTGTTGACTTCAACAACCTGCCCTCTCCAATAATGCAGGAGTTTAATCGAGAACAAGAACTTCTCGACGCGCTGGTACTCGGCCTGGGAGACTACATGAGAAAGTGTGGTTTCACAGATTGCGTTCTCGGTCTTTCTGGCGGAATCGACAGCGCACTTGCAGCGGCAATCGCTGCCCGAGCGGTCGGCGGAGAACGAGTCCATGCGATTCTGATGCCCAGTCGCCACAGCACGGACCACAGCATTGACGACTCGCTAAAGCTCGCCGAGGCTCTCGGGCTCGATACGGAAACGATCCCCATCGATGAGGTCCATCGAGCATATGAAGGACTGCCTGTAGTGGGAGAAGACCTGGCGATCAACCCAAGTGGCCTTCCCGATCAAAATCTGCAAGCCCGGATCCGGGGTGCCATCGTCATGACTCGGAGCAACACCCATGGGTGGATTCCGCTTGCAACCGGAAACAAAAGTGAACTCTCCGTCGGCTATTGCACCCTGTACGGCGATATGTGTGGAGGATTTGCCGCTCTGTGTGATCTCTACAAACAGGACGTTTACGAACTTTCTCGCCACATCAATATGATCGAAGGGCGAGAAGTCATTCCGAAGAACATTATCGACAAAGCTCCCAGTGCGGAACTGGCACCAAACCAGTTTGATCAGGACAGCCTTCCGCCATACCCGATTCTTGATGCGATCCTGAAAGGGCTGATCGACGAGCAGGCTTCACCCGCTGAGCTCGCCAAAGAATTCCCGGAAGAGACAGTCCGCTGGGTCGTTCGACAACTCGACCGCAACGAGTTCAAACGTTGGCAAATCCCGCCGGGAACGAAACTCTCTACGAAAGCCTTTGGAACCGGTCGACGCATGCCCATGGCATCCCGCAGCTACACCGGATTTGAAGATTTGTGATCGAAGTCAATGATTTCCCCGACCAAGATACCGAGATCGCTCCTCAGTTTTGTCGAAGTTTCACTCAGGACGAACCTTCACCGAACTCGAATTGTCGTGTTCATGTCCATTTTCAATGCCTGCAGGTCGCGTGAAGTTCATTTTCACAACTTCATCAACGGCTCACCACGGTATAGAATGTCACGAGCGAGATTGAATTTGCTGGTGAACGTTCTCATTTTACACAACTGTTTATCATAACAGGGATTTCCCCTACTGAATCGAATCGGTGAAGCGGAAATCTGATCTGCCATTCTGGACAATTGGTAGGCATTTTTCGTACAAAGAGATATTCGAGTTTCTCGCAGAAGTCTCAATAAAAAATCCGGAAACCTGCGTCACACAGGCCTTCTCAGTGTATGAGAGGCCAGGTCCATGCTTCCGGGCAACCTCTTACATCAAACCTTCTGCATGTGTCTGGAAAGTGAATCATGAGCGACAAACAAAACCTGTTCAACAAAGTCTGGGATCTTCACACCGTTGGGACGTTGCCATCCGGGCTCGACCAACTCTTTGTTGGACTCCACCTGATTCACGAAGTCACCAGCCCGCAAGCCTTCGAAATGTTGCGTGAACGTGGCCTGAAAGTCCTGGCTCCTGAGCGGACAGTTGCAACTGTGGACCACATCGTCCCGACCGATGTCCAGTCACGGCCTTTCAATGACATGCTCGCAGAACAGATGATGTCTGCAATTGAGAAGAACTGTCAGGAATTCGGCGTCACGCTGATGGACCTCAAAGACAGCCGACAGGGAATCGTCCACGCTGTTGGGCCAGAACAAGGGCTCACGCAGCCAGGCATGACCATTGCCTGCGGCGACAGTCACACATCAACTCATGGCGCCTTCGGAACAATTGCTTTCGGGATTGGAACGTCACAAGTTGCTTATGTCCTTTCAACACAAACCCTCGCCATGAGTCGCCCGAAAGTTCGACGCGTTGTCGTCAACGGCGAATTGGCACCGGGTGTCTTTGCGAAAGATGTGATTCTGTACATCATTCGCAAATTGGGCGTCAAAGGCGGAATTGGATACGCCTACGAATTTGCTGGCGAAGTCTTCGACCGAATGACCATGGAAGAACGGATGACCGTTTGCAACATGAGCATCGAAGGGGGAGCCCGCTGCGGATACATCAATCCCGACCAAACTACAGTCGACTACCTCGAAGGTCGCCCGTTTGCTCCACAAGGGGAAGAGTTTGAAAAAGCAGCTGAGTGGTGGCTCTCATTGGCATCTGGCGAAGATGCGGAATTCGATGACGAAGTCGTCTTCAACGCTGCTGAGATCGAACCAACTGTGACTTGGGGAATTAACCCCGGTCAGTCTGTCGGGATCAACGAAAACATCCCAGCCGTCTCCGCATTCCCTCAAGAAGAGCAAGTCGGCGTGCAGGAAGCTCTTGAGTTCATGGAACTCGAAGCTGAACAATCAATGAACGGCGTCAAAATCGATGTCGCCTTCATCGGCTCTTGCACAAACGGTCGAATCTCTGACCTGCGTGAAGCAGCCACTCTCGTCAAAGGGCACAAAGTTGCCGACGGAGTGAAGGCGTTGGTCGTCCCCGGATCACAGCTCATCGCGAAACAAGCCGAGAAAGAAGGTCTGGATAAGATCTTTATCGACGCCGGTTTTGAATGGCGTGAAGCGGGTTGCTCGATGTGCCTCGCCATGAACCCTGACAAACTCAAGGGCCGCGAGATGTGTGCATCCTCATCAAACCGAAACTTCAAAGGTCGACAGGGAAGCCCAACCGGCAGAACTCTGCTCATGAGTCCCGCCATGGTCGCTGCCGCCGCGATCCGCGGTGAAGTCACCGACGTCCGAGAATTCTCAGCCGTCCCGGCTTAGTGAAGTGTGCCCGACCGTGTGTCTGTAGGGGCACTCTAATGACTTCCTGACCTGCTTTTCACGAGGCCGGTCGGGAAGGCTCGTATTGGGTTGCACCTTATGCAGCTCCCGAGGTTACAAGCATTCACGCGGGGAACAGTTCGTTCTCCTGCTTCCCTGAGAGAGTGTTCATCGCAACTGCTTCGAGAGCATGTTCATGGGCGAGTCACCGGGAGCCTAAAATGGGACCGATGTGCTGGATGAAACATGCTTCTAAGAACCGCTAACAATCCCTCTGGAATCGTAGTGATTCACTGGAATCTCAATTCCACGGGCAGGTTTTGTCAGAGCTAAAGCAGTTTGCTGTACCGTGTGCCCGTGAAGAACGCATTTTTCTAGAAACAGTCCGAAAACCTCTCGAACAGTCGCTTTCCTCAAAGCTTGAGAGAGCAGTTTCAAGTTTCAGGATCAGTTCTAGAAAATACTTGCCGTACTTGAATTTTGAAAACTCACATAAAATCTCAGGCACTCATCCAGAATTGCAACTAGAGTTTGGACTAGAGCATCTTTCGAATTCGTGTTCAGTGTCGATCTTGGCCCCGGTGCTTCACCGAGGGGAGTAAGCGACCACCGAGAATCAGCGAGATTTCTGCAGACCAATCGTGAATTTGCTCTAGAGAGATCTTTGAAGACTGAGTTGTGCAAACCGAGTAAGAGCATAGATGAGGCAAGTTTGATGGGCAAGAAAACGGCAATCTGTTTAGGCGCAGGTCTATTTTTGATCGGTGCGTTCGGTGTTTTTCTTGCAGTCAACAGCATTGGTGCACCGGCTGTGGTGAAGAAGGATCTCGAAACAAAAGGTGTGATTACGGACCTGTATGCAGATGTTGTTGAGCATAAGCTGACCGGAGTCGACCTGAGTAAGCACTACCAGTTTGACTATGAATTTGTCGCTGAAGATGGCAAGACCTACGGAAAAACAGCCACAATCAGCGAAGCTCAGGCTCAGGGGCTTG from Thalassoglobus polymorphus includes the following:
- a CDS encoding metallophosphoesterase family protein, coding for MSTDSTQIQIGRRAFLQNGTLFLVTASTVGAAGTAKLYGADEKKLLRVGLVTDMHYADKSPRGSRHYRESLDKLSEAGAEFQKQPLDFLVELGDIIDAADSVETELSYLKTINKEFSQIAKDRHYVLGNHCVDTLTKEEFLGSVEQEKSYYSFDKGGYHFIVLDSCFRSDGTPYQRKNFKWTDPNVPKEELEWLAADLKQTRNRVIVFAHQRLDVSDNHGVKNAPEVRQLLEESGKVDLVFQGHSHKNDHKEIGGIHYCTLVAMVEGSGEENSGYSVLELSRESPIQIHGFRKQADYALK
- a CDS encoding prenyltransferase/squalene oxidase repeat-containing protein, coding for MANSKLNEAPDHDEKNWWEQHRESLGVTFCSMAVHIALLAMLAMIVIPGESYDFTNYLTVRTEVIENPALETVENLKLTPDKLIDSSTNNSASMDLATNVLSHQPSPMSVDTEQEELQWELEAIEYIGSHRKHGDLSGRTEEARSIMLKAFGGTATSEAAVNSGLKWLKNHQNEDGSWNFNHIHPECGDSCTSPGTLSSNTVGATSLALLCFVGAGNTHEKGDYQEQVQSGLAFLNQKYLEADVRGDMRGSSGNSGMYVQGIATILLCEVYGLTRDRKFRKVAQECVDFILEAQHPENGGWRYRLQQPDGDTSVVGWQVMALTSARMAGLTVPGRAKVRAERFLDSVQLAEGAYYGYVRPEKKASTTSIGLLCRMYYGWDASTPAMKVGVEYLERLGPANDNQYFNYYATQVLHHWGGPKWKKWNNVMREQLITTQVKTGHAAGSWAPRDPHSRSGGRLYSTCLSILTLEVYYRHLPLYQRRMTQTEF
- a CDS encoding NAD+ synthase; translated protein: MTAPKTDSVIKTDPDMKIAIAQLNPIIGDLRGNTEKIRQAAINAREQGAELLVTPELSISGYPPKDLLHRNGFVEACDAAVLELTDLTTETFGILIGHPSLWDSASGKPFNSATLLGDGKRLATIHKALLPNYDVFDEERYFDPGKDQSPVEFLGKRLGIHICEDAWFGEPETFYHLPPIVRKDPVLNLAEQGVDIFINLSASPFEAGKFARRQEIVKRHVSTHRRPVVFANQIGGNDDLVFDGNSFVLNTDGEVVQSLAAFEEDMQIVDFNNLPSPIMQEFNREQELLDALVLGLGDYMRKCGFTDCVLGLSGGIDSALAAAIAARAVGGERVHAILMPSRHSTDHSIDDSLKLAEALGLDTETIPIDEVHRAYEGLPVVGEDLAINPSGLPDQNLQARIRGAIVMTRSNTHGWIPLATGNKSELSVGYCTLYGDMCGGFAALCDLYKQDVYELSRHINMIEGREVIPKNIIDKAPSAELAPNQFDQDSLPPYPILDAILKGLIDEQASPAELAKEFPEETVRWVVRQLDRNEFKRWQIPPGTKLSTKAFGTGRRMPMASRSYTGFEDL
- the leuC gene encoding 3-isopropylmalate dehydratase large subunit; the protein is MSDKQNLFNKVWDLHTVGTLPSGLDQLFVGLHLIHEVTSPQAFEMLRERGLKVLAPERTVATVDHIVPTDVQSRPFNDMLAEQMMSAIEKNCQEFGVTLMDLKDSRQGIVHAVGPEQGLTQPGMTIACGDSHTSTHGAFGTIAFGIGTSQVAYVLSTQTLAMSRPKVRRVVVNGELAPGVFAKDVILYIIRKLGVKGGIGYAYEFAGEVFDRMTMEERMTVCNMSIEGGARCGYINPDQTTVDYLEGRPFAPQGEEFEKAAEWWLSLASGEDAEFDDEVVFNAAEIEPTVTWGINPGQSVGINENIPAVSAFPQEEQVGVQEALEFMELEAEQSMNGVKIDVAFIGSCTNGRISDLREAATLVKGHKVADGVKALVVPGSQLIAKQAEKEGLDKIFIDAGFEWREAGCSMCLAMNPDKLKGREMCASSSNRNFKGRQGSPTGRTLLMSPAMVAAAAIRGEVTDVREFSAVPA